Proteins co-encoded in one Streptococcus ruminicola genomic window:
- a CDS encoding ribonuclease HII, with product MATVKEIKEALADIDNLDDARWQAYEEDSRAGVQKAIIQRKKAIQADIDEDLRLENMLRYEKELYQAGYEAIGGIDEVGRGPLAGPVVTACVILPKNCKIKHLNDSKKIPKKHHEEIYEEVLARALGVGIGVIDNTVIDDINIYEATKVGMLQAIDQIKGQVTKPDYLLIDAMHLDTDIPQQSLIKGDANSLSIAAASIVAKVTRDRMMADYAKEYPGYAFEKNVGYGTKDHLAGLKEHGITPIHRKTFEPIKSMLKEN from the coding sequence ATGGCGACCGTTAAAGAAATCAAAGAAGCGCTCGCTGACATTGACAATCTTGACGATGCACGCTGGCAAGCCTACGAGGAAGATAGCCGAGCAGGCGTGCAAAAAGCTATCATCCAGCGTAAAAAGGCTATTCAAGCCGATATCGACGAAGACTTGCGTTTGGAAAATATGCTGCGCTACGAAAAAGAGCTTTATCAAGCTGGTTATGAAGCTATCGGAGGCATCGATGAAGTAGGACGTGGCCCATTAGCGGGTCCTGTCGTGACTGCTTGCGTTATTCTGCCTAAGAATTGTAAAATCAAGCATCTTAATGACTCTAAGAAAATTCCTAAAAAACACCACGAGGAAATTTATGAAGAAGTCCTTGCGCGTGCTTTAGGAGTTGGTATTGGTGTGATTGATAATACTGTCATCGATGATATCAACATTTATGAAGCGACAAAAGTTGGTATGCTCCAAGCAATTGACCAAATCAAGGGACAAGTGACTAAACCCGATTATCTTTTAATTGATGCCATGCACTTAGACACTGACATTCCTCAGCAATCACTTATCAAAGGAGATGCTAATTCTTTATCAATTGCGGCAGCCTCTATCGTTGCCAAAGTCACTCGTGACCGCATGATGGCGGATTACGCCAAAGAGTACCCTGGCTATGCTTTTGAAAAAAATGTCGGTTACGGTACTAAAGACCATCTTGCAGGTCTTAAAGAACACGGTATTACACCAATTCACCGTAAAACATTTGAACCAATTAAATCTATGTTGAAGGAGAACTAA
- a CDS encoding helix-turn-helix domain-containing protein, giving the protein MGILLASRIKNRRKELKMSQKELADGICKQGQISRLENGEYTPGSELLYQLAKKLNVSMDYFFDEHISDESVELIEFKKISKNFINHRNYESLKYIYELEKGKSHRLSLSDKIYLEWVGSLVDFYFFQKREEAMENLEEILKSLTKIDINYLQISNTLFNFYYDTENLDKFDRIKEDLNEQIMKLSLDKIEELELSIKFNYNLSRYYWLQKNIDLAIKQVTATIRLCQEYRTSYLLADLFLLLGNLSLNFSEKKTVKSYFEIAHFLYKYIEDNNEMALTVEHYIADKFQD; this is encoded by the coding sequence ATGGGAATCTTACTAGCTTCTAGAATAAAAAATAGAAGAAAAGAATTAAAAATGTCACAGAAAGAATTAGCTGATGGGATATGCAAGCAAGGTCAAATTAGTAGATTAGAGAATGGAGAATATACTCCAGGGTCGGAATTATTATATCAGTTAGCTAAAAAACTTAATGTGAGTATGGATTATTTTTTTGATGAACATATTTCAGATGAAAGTGTCGAACTTATTGAGTTTAAAAAAATATCTAAAAACTTTATCAATCATAGAAATTATGAATCCTTAAAATATATTTATGAACTTGAGAAAGGAAAGTCACATCGTTTGTCTCTATCAGATAAAATATATTTGGAGTGGGTTGGTTCCCTTGTTGATTTCTATTTTTTTCAAAAAAGAGAGGAAGCAATGGAAAATTTGGAGGAAATTTTGAAATCACTTACTAAGATAGATATTAACTATCTACAAATTTCAAATACTCTATTTAATTTTTATTATGATACGGAAAACTTAGATAAATTTGATAGAATTAAGGAAGATTTAAATGAACAGATAATGAAACTTAGTTTAGATAAAATAGAGGAATTAGAACTTTCTATAAAATTCAACTATAATCTAAGTAGATACTACTGGCTACAAAAAAATATAGACTTAGCCATTAAGCAAGTAACTGCTACAATTAGGCTATGTCAAGAGTATCGCACATCATATCTATTAGCAGATTTATTTTTGCTATTAGGAAATTTAAGCCTAAATTTTTCTGAAAAAAAGACTGTTAAAAGTTACTTTGAGATTGCACATTTTTTGTATAAGTATATCGAGGATAATAATGAGATGGCACTTACAGTAGAACACTATATCGCAGACAAATTTCAAGATTAA
- the ylqF gene encoding ribosome biogenesis GTPase YlqF, translating to MATIQWFPGHMSKARRQVQENIKHVDFVTILVDARLPLSSQNPMLTKIVGDKPKLMILNKADLADSNRTKEWRRYFESQGIKTLAVNSKEQATVKLVTEAAKSLMADKLAKLRERGIQKETLRTMIIGIPNAGKSTLMNRLAGKKIAVVGNKPGVTKGQQWLKSNKDLEILDTPGILWPKFEDEVVGLKLALTGAIKDQLLPMDEVTIFGLNFFKEHYPERLIERYKGIDLEEEAPEIIMAMTQKLGFRDDYDRFYALFVKDVREGKLGRYTLDIVGDVENGDR from the coding sequence ATGGCAACTATTCAATGGTTCCCAGGGCATATGTCAAAAGCCCGTCGACAAGTTCAGGAAAATATTAAACACGTTGATTTCGTGACTATTTTAGTGGATGCACGTTTACCACTTTCAAGTCAAAATCCAATGCTAACAAAAATTGTTGGTGATAAACCAAAACTCATGATTTTAAATAAAGCTGATTTAGCTGATAGCAATCGTACAAAAGAATGGCGTCGTTATTTTGAAAGCCAAGGAATTAAAACTCTTGCTGTCAACTCAAAAGAACAAGCAACTGTAAAATTAGTTACAGAAGCAGCTAAATCTTTAATGGCTGACAAATTAGCTAAATTGCGTGAACGTGGTATTCAAAAAGAAACCCTTCGTACGATGATTATCGGTATTCCAAATGCTGGTAAATCAACTCTTATGAATCGCTTAGCTGGTAAGAAAATCGCCGTTGTCGGAAATAAACCTGGTGTCACAAAAGGACAACAATGGCTTAAATCTAATAAAGATTTGGAAATCCTTGACACCCCAGGGATTCTTTGGCCAAAATTCGAAGATGAAGTGGTTGGTCTAAAACTCGCTCTTACCGGAGCTATCAAAGATCAACTTTTACCAATGGACGAAGTGACTATCTTTGGACTTAATTTCTTCAAAGAACATTACCCAGAACGTTTGATTGAACGTTATAAAGGCATTGACTTGGAAGAAGAAGCACCAGAAATTATCATGGCTATGACACAGAAACTTGGTTTTCGTGATGACTATGATCGTTTCTACGCTCTTTTTGTCAAAGATGTTCGTGAAGGTAAACTTGGACGCTACACATTGGACATTGTAGGAGATGTTGAAAATGGCGACCGTTAA
- the mobC gene encoding plasmid mobilization relaxosome protein MobC, with protein sequence MVYRYRTNLKKVFLTDSELHQLNERIDKSHCQNFSVYARKVLLNPNMSFVTINTDTYDQLVFELRRIGNNINQIARAINQSYLISQEQLQELSKGVSELITGVEKEFQVEVKRLKEFHGSH encoded by the coding sequence ATGGTTTATCGTTATCGTACCAATCTCAAAAAAGTATTTCTAACAGATTCAGAGTTACATCAATTGAATGAGCGAATCGACAAGAGTCACTGTCAAAATTTTTCAGTCTATGCCAGAAAAGTGTTGCTGAATCCCAATATGTCATTTGTCACCATTAATACGGATACCTATGACCAGTTAGTATTTGAATTGAGACGGATCGGAAATAACATTAATCAAATTGCGCGTGCTATCAATCAGAGCTATCTGATTTCTCAGGAACAGTTACAAGAATTGAGTAAGGGAGTTAGTGAGTTGATTACTGGAGTAGAGAAAGAATTTCAAGTGGAAGTGAAAAGACTGAAGGAGTTTCATGGTAGTCACTAA
- a CDS encoding sugar O-acetyltransferase has translation MTSEKEKMLAGQLYDAGDSELLAMRLHARKQITLFNNEEDRQKRKEIIKSLFGSTGDNLLMEQRFVCDYGSNIYIGENFFANYNCTMLDVCEIHIGDNAMIGPNCQFLTPLHPLDAKERISGLEYGAPITIGDNVWLGGGVTILPGVTLGDNVVVGAGTVVTKSFGDNVVIAGNPAKIIKILD, from the coding sequence ATGACAAGCGAAAAAGAAAAAATGCTAGCTGGTCAGCTATATGATGCTGGTGACAGTGAGCTACTTGCCATGCGTTTACATGCCCGTAAACAAATCACACTCTTTAATAATGAAGAAGACCGTCAGAAACGTAAAGAAATTATCAAATCATTATTTGGTTCCACAGGCGATAACTTGCTAATGGAGCAGCGTTTTGTCTGCGATTACGGGTCAAATATCTACATTGGTGAGAACTTTTTCGCTAATTATAACTGTACCATGTTAGATGTCTGCGAGATTCACATTGGAGACAACGCTATGATTGGTCCGAATTGTCAGTTTTTAACTCCTCTTCACCCACTAGATGCAAAAGAACGTATTTCTGGTTTGGAATATGGAGCGCCAATCACTATTGGTGATAATGTATGGCTTGGTGGTGGGGTAACCATTCTACCAGGTGTCACTTTAGGTGATAATGTCGTCGTTGGTGCTGGCACTGTTGTAACCAAATCATTTGGAGATAATGTGGTTATCGCCGGAAATCCAGCTAAAATCATCAAAATATTAGATTAA